In the Pseudolabrys taiwanensis genome, one interval contains:
- a CDS encoding M23 family metallopeptidase, protein MSDALWGAFETVSKAAKGLTQNAFIGKLADAYMPVLTNALPLDVVYENKTFWTMLYGDKKRAEDTMSTIENYRKERGNDDYDVLISSPFGPRVYKGKKENHTGIDMNTIGVPGVISHAPTVGKVQTVTKTESGGNTVRMVVPADDGSACLVQTCHHNRTFVKEGDVLEGGQAVAEVSDKGKASGKHVDLKMGYAIKPPEASVKVAMKKGFKAADFGDAVSYKDGVLSVKGEGALKLKDKLAAQAEDKSAVEGLFTDYKPRKYTYDEVAKMTPAQFRKIIDWSSDIHYVDPYKGDMVKSFVPSMLSDMKRQIVAKKVAEVIAEHQKQFAKAKPAKKAASKAKKATGAQKARPSAGTAAAQPRAH, encoded by the coding sequence ATGAGCGATGCGCTGTGGGGCGCTTTCGAAACCGTCTCCAAGGCGGCGAAAGGACTGACGCAGAACGCCTTCATCGGCAAGCTCGCTGACGCATACATGCCGGTGCTGACCAACGCGCTGCCGCTCGACGTGGTGTATGAGAACAAGACGTTCTGGACGATGCTCTATGGCGACAAGAAGCGCGCCGAGGACACCATGTCGACCATCGAAAATTACCGCAAGGAGCGCGGTAACGACGATTACGACGTGCTCATCAGCAGCCCGTTCGGTCCGCGCGTTTACAAAGGCAAGAAGGAAAATCACACCGGCATCGATATGAACACGATCGGCGTGCCCGGCGTGATCTCGCACGCGCCGACTGTCGGCAAAGTGCAGACCGTGACCAAGACTGAGAGCGGTGGCAACACGGTGCGCATGGTCGTGCCGGCCGATGACGGCAGCGCCTGCCTGGTGCAGACCTGCCATCACAACCGCACCTTCGTGAAGGAAGGCGATGTGCTGGAAGGCGGCCAGGCGGTCGCGGAAGTGTCGGACAAAGGCAAGGCCAGCGGCAAGCATGTCGATCTGAAGATGGGCTACGCCATAAAGCCGCCGGAGGCGTCGGTGAAGGTGGCCATGAAGAAGGGCTTCAAGGCCGCCGATTTCGGCGATGCCGTCAGCTACAAAGACGGCGTCCTTTCCGTCAAAGGTGAAGGCGCGCTCAAGCTGAAGGACAAGCTCGCCGCGCAAGCCGAGGACAAGAGCGCCGTCGAGGGCCTGTTCACGGACTACAAGCCGCGCAAATACACCTACGACGAAGTCGCCAAGATGACGCCGGCGCAATTCCGCAAGATCATCGATTGGTCCAGCGACATTCATTATGTCGACCCCTACAAGGGCGACATGGTGAAGAGCTTCGTGCCGTCGATGCTCAGCGACATGAAACGGCAGATCGTCGCGAAGAAGGTCGCCGAAGTGATCGCGGAGCATCAGAAGCAGTTCGCCAAGGCGAAGCCGGCGAAGAAAGCCGCTTCGAAAGCGAAGAAAGCCACGGGCGCGCAAAAGGCGCGGCCGTCTGCGGGCACGGCGGCCGCCCAACCGCGCGCGCATTGA
- a CDS encoding Bug family tripartite tricarboxylate transporter substrate binding protein, whose amino-acid sequence MKFAHAAAVAAVLAAVAPPSAIAQDHYPSKPVRIVVGFVPGSSMDAVARLMANEWSQRLKGQFVVENRPGAASAIAADIVARAPKDGYTLLTGGTVNVSTGLINSKQAFDIVRDFSPVIAVAGQPMILAVHPSLGVNTLAEFIALAKSKPGALSYGSTGIGATPHLFTELFAQRTGIKMTHVPYQGSPQATTDLLAGRIELMFSPATAVLPHIQAGTLKALAVSSAKRTAAAPQVPTLKEAGVDLDATVWFAIWAPAGTPRAVVDLLSRTGNEGLKSPEAQALLTAQGFDPIGGSPDDFARLQTEELAKWKAAVQAAGIGQ is encoded by the coding sequence ATGAAGTTCGCTCATGCCGCCGCCGTGGCGGCCGTGCTTGCCGCCGTCGCGCCGCCGTCCGCCATCGCGCAGGATCACTACCCCAGCAAGCCGGTCCGCATCGTGGTCGGCTTCGTGCCGGGCTCGTCGATGGACGCGGTGGCGCGGCTGATGGCCAACGAATGGAGCCAAAGGCTCAAGGGCCAGTTCGTGGTCGAGAACCGGCCCGGCGCGGCCTCGGCGATCGCCGCCGACATCGTCGCGCGCGCGCCGAAGGACGGCTACACGCTGCTCACCGGCGGCACGGTGAACGTCTCGACCGGGCTCATCAACAGCAAGCAGGCCTTCGACATCGTGCGCGACTTCTCGCCGGTGATCGCGGTCGCCGGCCAGCCGATGATCCTCGCCGTGCATCCCTCGCTCGGCGTCAACACGCTGGCGGAGTTCATCGCGCTCGCCAAGTCGAAACCCGGCGCTTTGTCCTACGGCTCGACCGGCATCGGCGCGACGCCGCATCTGTTCACCGAATTGTTCGCGCAGCGCACCGGCATCAAGATGACGCATGTGCCGTATCAGGGCTCGCCGCAGGCGACGACCGATCTGCTCGCCGGCCGCATCGAGCTGATGTTCTCGCCGGCGACGGCGGTGCTGCCGCACATCCAGGCCGGCACGCTGAAGGCGCTGGCGGTGTCTTCGGCCAAGCGCACGGCGGCCGCGCCGCAGGTGCCGACCTTGAAGGAGGCCGGCGTCGATCTCGATGCCACCGTGTGGTTCGCCATCTGGGCGCCGGCCGGCACGCCGCGCGCGGTGGTCGATCTGTTGTCGCGCACCGGCAATGAAGGGCTCAAGTCGCCGGAGGCGCAGGCGCTGCTCACCGCGCAGGGCTTCGATCCGATCGGCGGCAGCCCGGACGATTTCGCACGGCTGCAGACCGAGGAACTGGCGAAGTGGAAGGCGGCGGTGCAGGCCGCCGGCATCGGTCAATAG
- a CDS encoding aspartyl/asparaginyl beta-hydroxylase domain-containing protein produces the protein MQFYDRAADVVRAYYDRRIDTPATLDTDRYFPEASRFTGAYPAIRREALAVLDTLHRVPRFHDLMPQQADISAGDGRDWRMFILKAYGVAVEENLQRCPTLDALLAETPDVVSCVVSFLAPRKHIPAHRGPFRGILRFHLMLSMPLADDGLPACELNIDGVPYRLADGDTLLWDDTYPHEVWNRSDEVRIALLLDIWRKDMPADAALVSAALMAATRAWIRKRGMSYGG, from the coding sequence GTGCAGTTCTACGACCGCGCCGCGGACGTCGTGCGCGCCTATTACGACCGCCGCATCGATACGCCGGCCACGCTCGACACCGACCGCTATTTCCCCGAGGCAAGCCGCTTCACGGGCGCCTACCCGGCGATCCGCCGCGAGGCGCTCGCCGTTCTCGACACGCTGCATCGCGTGCCGCGCTTCCACGACCTGATGCCGCAGCAGGCCGACATCTCGGCCGGCGACGGCCGCGACTGGCGCATGTTTATCCTGAAGGCCTATGGCGTCGCGGTCGAGGAGAACCTGCAACGCTGCCCGACTTTGGACGCGCTGCTCGCGGAGACGCCGGACGTCGTGTCCTGCGTCGTCTCGTTTCTCGCGCCGCGCAAACATATCCCGGCGCATCGCGGCCCGTTTCGCGGCATCCTGCGCTTTCATCTGATGTTGTCCATGCCGCTGGCCGACGACGGACTCCCTGCCTGCGAACTCAACATCGACGGCGTGCCCTATCGCCTGGCCGACGGCGATACGCTGTTATGGGACGACACCTATCCGCACGAAGTGTGGAATCGCAGCGACGAGGTCCGCATCGCGTTGCTCCTCGACATATGGCGCAAGGACATGCCGGCCGACGCCGCGCTGGTGTCTGCGGCATTGATGGCGGCGACGCGGGCCTGGATCAGGAAACGCGGCATGTCCTATGGCGGCTAA
- a CDS encoding carboxymuconolactone decarboxylase family protein: MPKPIEYADASPQVRAVYDDIKQSRGVPDVNNFWKYLAHDPATLKRTWESIKEIMAPGALDPLTKEMIYLAVSVTNGCGYCIASHTAAARKAGMSEAMFAEVMAVTGMANETNRLANGYRVPIDPMFQD; this comes from the coding sequence ATGCCCAAGCCGATCGAATACGCCGATGCCTCGCCGCAAGTGCGTGCCGTCTACGACGACATCAAGCAGTCGCGCGGCGTGCCCGACGTGAACAATTTCTGGAAGTATCTCGCGCACGATCCGGCGACGCTCAAGCGCACCTGGGAGAGCATCAAGGAGATTATGGCGCCGGGGGCGCTCGATCCGCTCACCAAGGAGATGATCTACCTCGCTGTCTCCGTCACCAATGGCTGCGGGTATTGCATCGCTTCGCACACGGCCGCCGCCCGCAAGGCCGGTATGAGCGAGGCCATGTTCGCCGAGGTGATGGCGGTCACCGGCATGGCCAACGAGACCAATCGCCTGGCCAACGGTTACCGGGTTCCGATCGACCCCATGTTCCAGGATTGA
- a CDS encoding DMT family transporter, which translates to MPLSRAAIAAAPLLFVFLWSTGFIGARLGMPYIEPMTFLTLRMALVVAILIVLTLIARVRWLTATEMGHSLVAGALVHGLYLGGVFVAIDQGVPAGISALIPGLQPVLIATIANRFMGEPVTGRQWLGLTLGLLGVLLVLHDRSIVAAGSVLGWCASVTSLLGISLGTLYQKRFCGGIDWRPGNTVQYAGATVLFAIGAFAFETRVIHWNGELVFALAYLVIVLSIAAVALMYWLIRRSAATGFASLFYLVPATTALMAFLLFGEKLDAISIAGMLICAVGVVLANRGDAGKAGARR; encoded by the coding sequence ATGCCCTTGAGTCGTGCCGCCATCGCCGCGGCGCCCCTGTTGTTCGTGTTTCTGTGGAGCACGGGCTTCATCGGTGCGCGTCTCGGCATGCCCTATATCGAGCCGATGACCTTTCTGACGCTGCGCATGGCGTTGGTGGTGGCCATTCTCATCGTGCTCACGCTCATCGCGCGCGTGCGTTGGCTCACGGCGACGGAGATGGGTCACAGTCTGGTCGCCGGCGCGCTGGTGCATGGGCTTTATCTCGGCGGCGTCTTCGTCGCCATCGATCAAGGCGTGCCGGCCGGCATCTCGGCGCTCATTCCCGGTCTCCAGCCCGTCCTTATCGCGACCATCGCCAACAGGTTCATGGGCGAGCCGGTGACCGGCCGGCAATGGCTCGGCCTCACGCTCGGTCTTCTCGGCGTGCTGCTGGTGCTGCACGACCGCAGCATCGTTGCCGCCGGCTCGGTGCTCGGTTGGTGCGCGAGCGTGACTTCGCTGCTCGGCATTTCCCTCGGCACGCTCTATCAGAAGCGCTTCTGCGGCGGCATCGACTGGCGGCCGGGCAACACGGTGCAATATGCCGGCGCCACGGTGCTGTTCGCGATCGGCGCTTTCGCCTTCGAGACGCGCGTCATCCATTGGAACGGCGAACTGGTGTTCGCGCTCGCTTACCTGGTGATCGTTCTCTCGATCGCCGCCGTCGCGCTGATGTACTGGCTTATCCGCCGCTCGGCGGCGACCGGCTTTGCCAGTCTGTTCTATCTGGTGCCGGCGACCACCGCGCTGATGGCTTTCCTGCTGTTCGGCGAAAAGCTCGATGCGATCTCGATCGCCGGCATGCTCATCTGCGCGGTCGGCGTCGTGCTCGCCAACCGCGGCGACGCCGGCAAGGCTGGCGCCAGGCGCTGA
- a CDS encoding PaaI family thioesterase → MSEFNEAAKLQPPFAEFLGLKITHVSSDRVAAELPVRDQLNNRFNIMHGGAIMALADNLGGTAATANLKPGQSTTTIESKTNFFAGVPIGDVAYAECTALHKGRTTMVWQTRITRRDGRLCALVTQTQLVLDPKK, encoded by the coding sequence ATGAGCGAATTCAACGAGGCCGCGAAGCTGCAGCCGCCTTTCGCCGAATTTCTCGGCCTCAAAATCACGCATGTCTCGTCCGATCGCGTCGCCGCCGAACTGCCGGTGCGCGACCAGCTCAACAACCGTTTCAACATCATGCATGGCGGCGCGATCATGGCGCTCGCCGACAATCTCGGCGGCACGGCCGCGACGGCCAACCTCAAGCCCGGCCAGAGCACGACCACGATCGAGAGCAAGACCAATTTCTTCGCCGGCGTGCCGATCGGCGACGTCGCTTACGCCGAATGCACGGCCCTGCACAAAGGCCGCACCACCATGGTCTGGCAGACGCGCATCACGCGTCGCGACGGCCGGCTCTGCGCCTTGGTGACGCAGACGCAACTCGTGCTCGATCCCAAGAAATAG
- a CDS encoding peroxiredoxin, with the protein MTLAIGDTAPDFEAETTEGKIRFHDWLGNSWGVLFSHPKDFTPVCTTELGTMARLKPEFDKRNTKIIGLSVDPVTNHAKWADDIKDVVGFAPNYPMIGDTDLKVAKAYGMLPAATAGSSEGRTAADNQTVRTVFIVGPDKKIKLILVYPMTTGRNFDEILRVLDSLQLTAKHRVATPANWKQGEDVIIAGSVSDDEAKKIWPQGFKAPRPYIRIVPQPQ; encoded by the coding sequence ATGACGCTTGCGATTGGCGATACCGCACCGGATTTCGAGGCCGAAACCACGGAAGGCAAAATCCGCTTCCACGACTGGCTCGGCAATTCCTGGGGCGTGCTGTTCTCGCACCCGAAGGATTTCACCCCGGTCTGCACGACCGAACTCGGCACGATGGCCCGCCTCAAGCCGGAGTTCGACAAGCGCAACACCAAGATCATCGGCCTGTCGGTCGACCCGGTCACCAACCACGCCAAGTGGGCGGACGACATCAAGGACGTGGTCGGCTTCGCGCCGAACTATCCGATGATCGGCGACACCGATCTCAAGGTCGCCAAGGCCTATGGCATGCTGCCGGCCGCGACCGCCGGTTCGTCGGAAGGCCGCACCGCCGCCGATAACCAGACCGTCCGCACCGTGTTCATCGTCGGCCCGGACAAGAAGATCAAATTGATCCTCGTCTACCCGATGACCACCGGCCGCAACTTCGATGAGATCCTGCGCGTGCTCGACTCGCTGCAGCTCACCGCCAAGCACCGCGTGGCGACGCCCGCCAACTGGAAGCAGGGCGAAGACGTCATCATCGCCGGCTCGGTCAGCGACGACGAGGCCAAGAAGATCTGGCCGCAGGGCTTCAAGGCGCCGCGGCCCTATATCCGCATCGTGCCGCAGCCGCAGTAA